From Streptomonospora salina, the proteins below share one genomic window:
- a CDS encoding M20/M25/M40 family metallo-hydrolase has translation MVEAGDGVSGAEREVVDLCRELIAIDTSNYGDHSGPGERAAAEYVAAKLDEVGIEPTIYESHPGRSSVVARVPGEDPGRAPLLLHGHLDVVPADAADWTHDPFGGEIADGCVWGRGAIDMKDMDAMILAVLRRRMREGRRPPRDIVLAFLADEEAGGTWGARWLVDQHPGLFADCSEAISEVGGFSVTVAENRRLYLVETAEKGIAWMRLKARGTAGHGSMTNDDNAVTELADAVARLGRHRFPVQLTTTVRTFMEEVCAEFGIEFDENDVESTVARLGSVSSMIGATLRHTVNPTVLDAGYKANVIPGTATADVDGRFLPGLEDEYFAEIDRLLGPGVDREFIHHLPSVETGFGGGIATAMSESLLAEDPEAKAVPYCLSGGTDAKSFQSLGIRNYGFAPLRLPADLNFSGMFHGVDERVPVDGLQFGVRVLDRFISMS, from the coding sequence ATGGTGGAGGCTGGTGACGGGGTGAGCGGGGCCGAGCGCGAGGTCGTGGATCTGTGCCGGGAGCTCATCGCCATCGATACGTCCAACTACGGCGACCACTCGGGTCCCGGGGAGCGGGCGGCGGCGGAGTACGTCGCCGCCAAGCTGGACGAGGTCGGGATCGAACCGACGATCTACGAGTCGCACCCGGGGCGCAGCAGCGTCGTGGCGCGCGTCCCCGGGGAGGATCCCGGACGGGCGCCGCTGCTGCTGCACGGGCACCTGGACGTCGTGCCCGCCGACGCCGCCGACTGGACGCACGACCCCTTCGGAGGCGAGATCGCCGACGGGTGCGTCTGGGGGCGCGGCGCGATCGACATGAAGGACATGGACGCCATGATCCTGGCCGTGCTGCGCCGGCGCATGCGCGAAGGGCGGCGACCGCCGCGCGACATCGTGCTGGCGTTCCTCGCCGACGAGGAGGCGGGCGGCACCTGGGGCGCCCGTTGGCTGGTCGACCAGCACCCCGGGCTCTTCGCCGATTGCAGCGAGGCGATCAGCGAGGTCGGCGGATTCAGTGTCACCGTGGCCGAGAACCGGCGGCTGTATCTGGTCGAGACCGCCGAGAAGGGCATCGCCTGGATGCGCCTCAAGGCGCGCGGCACCGCCGGGCACGGGTCGATGACCAACGACGACAACGCCGTGACCGAGCTCGCCGACGCCGTCGCGCGCCTGGGTCGGCACCGGTTCCCCGTGCAGCTGACCACGACCGTGCGCACCTTCATGGAGGAGGTCTGCGCCGAGTTCGGCATCGAGTTCGACGAGAACGACGTGGAGTCCACCGTCGCGCGGCTGGGCTCGGTGTCCAGCATGATCGGCGCCACGCTGCGCCACACCGTCAACCCCACCGTGCTCGACGCCGGTTACAAGGCCAACGTCATTCCCGGAACGGCTACGGCCGACGTGGACGGGCGTTTCCTGCCGGGGCTGGAGGACGAGTACTTCGCCGAGATCGACCGCCTGCTGGGACCCGGGGTCGACCGCGAGTTCATCCACCACCTGCCCTCCGTGGAGACCGGGTTCGGGGGCGGAATCGCCACCGCGATGTCGGAGTCGCTGCTGGCCGAGGACCCGGAGGCCAAGGCCGTCCCCTATTGCCTGTCGGGCGGTACCGACGCCAAGAGCTTCCAGTCGCTGGGTATCCGCAACTACGGGTTCGCGCCGCTGCGGCTGCCGGCGGACCTGAATTTCTCGGGCATGTTCCACGGCGTGGACGAGCGGGTTCCCGTCGACGGACTCCAGTTCGGCGTCCGGGTCCTCGACCGGTTCATCTCCATGAGCTGA
- a CDS encoding XF1762 family protein, with protein MSLHLIPVSLAEAKAFIEVFHRHLPPPRGHKFSIGAADETGALVAVAVVGRPVARGLDDGRTLEVTRLATDGTPNACSMLYAACRRAARALAYERLLTYTRAEEPGTSLRAANWTPAAALPPREDWHPPRRPRAQGSARIRWEAP; from the coding sequence GTGAGCCTGCACCTGATTCCGGTGAGTCTGGCCGAAGCCAAGGCCTTCATCGAGGTCTTCCACCGCCACCTGCCGCCCCCGCGCGGCCACAAGTTCAGCATCGGCGCCGCCGACGAAACCGGGGCGCTGGTGGCGGTCGCCGTCGTCGGGCGCCCCGTGGCGCGCGGGCTCGACGACGGCCGCACCCTGGAGGTCACCCGCCTGGCCACCGACGGCACGCCCAACGCCTGTTCGATGCTCTATGCCGCCTGCCGGCGCGCAGCCCGGGCCCTGGCCTATGAGCGCCTGCTCACCTACACCCGCGCCGAGGAGCCCGGCACCTCCCTGCGCGCCGCCAACTGGACGCCGGCGGCGGCATTGCCACCGCGCGAGGACTGGCACCCGCCCCGCCGGCCCCGCGCTCAAGGTTCGGCCCGTATCCGATGGGAGGCGCCATGA
- a CDS encoding sigma-70 family RNA polymerase sigma factor has translation MSSTPFSVLRRSFDTLAATHGGPLLDAAGITGAPRTSLSAADLAAWLPEATAEATDEAWRRLIVRARTGEAAWTVIAAGLALPGLYAARNRMCRGLGADVADLEAEMLSALIAQMRALDPEPRAVCGRLVYAVRKAGQRYRYLRDQQRRRERPHQDARREAALPRARGPVTVLAEAVAGGVLTSQEAELVARTHLEGHRLTAVARELGLSYTTARRRRKHACARLAETIQDGKAAASVDADGL, from the coding sequence ATGAGTTCCACGCCGTTTTCCGTGCTGCGCCGCTCCTTTGACACACTCGCCGCCACTCATGGCGGCCCGCTGCTGGATGCCGCGGGAATTACCGGAGCACCCCGCACTTCTCTTTCCGCAGCGGATTTGGCCGCGTGGCTGCCCGAAGCCACGGCCGAGGCGACCGATGAGGCCTGGCGGCGCCTGATCGTCCGGGCACGCACCGGTGAGGCCGCCTGGACGGTGATCGCGGCCGGGTTGGCGCTGCCCGGTCTGTATGCCGCGCGCAACCGGATGTGCCGCGGCCTGGGCGCCGACGTGGCCGATTTGGAAGCCGAGATGCTCAGCGCCCTGATCGCCCAGATGCGCGCGCTGGATCCGGAGCCGCGGGCGGTGTGTGGGCGGCTGGTCTATGCGGTGCGCAAGGCCGGGCAGCGCTACCGCTACCTGCGCGACCAACAGCGCCGTCGCGAGCGCCCCCACCAGGACGCCCGCCGGGAGGCGGCCCTGCCTCGTGCGCGCGGGCCGGTGACCGTGCTGGCCGAGGCCGTGGCCGGCGGCGTGCTCACCTCGCAAGAGGCGGAGTTGGTCGCGCGCACGCACCTGGAAGGCCACCGGCTCACAGCGGTCGCCCGGGAGCTGGGGTTGTCGTATACGACCGCGCGGCGCCGCCGCAAACACGCCTGCGCGCGCCTGGCCGAAACCATCCAGGACGGAAAAGCGGCCGCGTCGGTGGACGCTGACGGGCTCTGA
- a CDS encoding pilin, which translates to MPLPRARPARVAVVGALLCVLFVLAPGSAALAQGAEQPGVSDLGEVITNIRNWLVGLLVALATLLLTIGGLRYLLAGGDPGEVSKAKDTLKYSALGYGVAILAPILVEILRGFVGLG; encoded by the coding sequence ATGCCGCTCCCGCGCGCACGCCCGGCGCGCGTCGCTGTCGTCGGCGCGCTGCTGTGCGTCCTGTTCGTGCTCGCCCCGGGTTCTGCCGCTCTGGCCCAGGGCGCCGAGCAGCCCGGAGTCTCGGATCTGGGTGAGGTGATCACCAACATCCGCAACTGGCTCGTGGGCCTGCTGGTGGCGCTGGCCACGCTGCTGCTGACCATCGGCGGGCTGCGCTACCTGCTGGCCGGCGGGGATCCCGGCGAGGTCAGCAAGGCCAAGGACACGCTGAAGTACTCCGCGCTGGGCTATGGGGTCGCGATCCTCGCGCCGATCCTGGTGGAGATCCTGCGCGGCTTCGTCGGGCTGGGCTGA